ACTGACGTCTTTTCGAGTGCTGCAGCCGCTGGCGACAAGCACGCTTATGGCTATCGCCGCGATCAAGAGCTTTCCGTTCTTCATACCAGTACCCCTCCTTAAGGTTCCCCACGCCTGGGCGAGGGTGGTTTTTCTATCGAATGGGGCTGCGTCAATCACACCGCTCCCGTTTTTATGGACAAGGAACGGCCGCCAAAGTCACATCCAGATTGGCTAGAACCCCCGATGTGACGTTCGTCGCGAACCAACGGTCTACGGGACCGACACGGCCCGCCACGAGTTTTAGGCACCTCGCGTCGGCGAGTGACGTTGCGAATATCAGGAGTCGGGCGGCTCCTGGGTCATAATCTCGTCGATGAATCGAGTGTTGGACACACTGATCGTGCGGTTCCCATTCTCGATCAACGTATGTGTGGGAGTGACAGCCTTGAGCACACCGCGCTGGCCGGAGATCTCAAGCTGGTTGCCCACTTGCAACACCTTACGCGCGTAAAAGCCCGCAAGTAGGTTGCGCGTTACGTCCCGTGCACCAAGCCCAAAGGACAGGGCGAAGGCGATGACGATCCCACCCAGCACGATGCTGGCCACCAGGTGAATCATCTCCGTTTCCATCTTGAGCTGGCCGAGAGCCATGATGCCCACGATGAAGATGATCAGGGCGGAGACCAACCGTCCCAGTTGACGCCCAAATTCCAGACCGGCCTCCTCGCCTGCCCGGGCAATCATTTCTCCTACAAACTGACCTGCGGCGCTGCCGATCACGATCAACAACAGCGCGGCGATCAGGTTGGGCAGGTACACAAAGAAAGAGGTCAATGCCTGCGAAATAGCGGTCAGGCCTAAAACATCGGCCAGGATCTTGGCCAACAGGAACAGCAACAGAAAATAGACCAAACGCGGTACGAATTCGTTCAGCTCGCGCCTCAAACCCATGCGCTGGAGCGTCTTGTCGATACCGGCTTTCTGCACAAGTTTGTCAAAACGGACACGGGTGAGGATTGCCCGCAACACCTTTTCGACGATCTTGGCCACGATGAGCGCGACAAGGAACAGCAGGATCCCAATGACGACTTTGGGCGCAGCAGTGACCACAGAATCCATCAGGCCGTTGTACGATTCGAGTAGCTTTTCTCTCACCGGGAATCTCCTTTGTCGCTCTTGTCACCGATTCCCAAGAGCTCGAAAATCATGGTCAAGAACTCCAGTGCCACGATGATCGGGAAATGCCAGGTTGCTGCGAGTGCGTTGTTGGCCAACGTGCGGCGATCGATGCGCCGATGCAACCGCCCCGAAAAACCGGTCGGCACTGGGGCCGTCAACGTGGCCAGTTCGACCACGGGTTCGCCCGTGTCGCTATTCTCTTCACGCTGCGGCCGACGACCGTCCGTACCGTCCGTCATGTGTCCGATCCTCTAGAGCTCTCGGTTTCGCGGTGCATCTCCTGGAACGTCTCGCGGGCCCGCTTGATCCGCATTTTCGCGGCGGACAGCCGAACACCCAACACGTCGGCGATCTCCTGATAGGCCATCCCATCCAGATCGCGCAAAATCAATGGAACGCGCAGCGTGTCGGACATGAGGTCCAGCACCGCCACGATGCGGCCCCGCTCGTCCACCGCATGGACCAAGCTCTCCGCCTTAGGCTCTACATGCAACTCCGACGCCGCCTCGCTGACGTCGTCGATATCGACTCGTTTCTCTCCCGCCCGGCGTTTGAGGAAGTTCAAGCAATGGTTGGCCTTGATACGCAGCAGCCAGGACTTGAAGCTGGAACGTCCGCCGAATCCGGGCAGTCCAAAGTAAGCTTTAAGAAACACATCCTGGGCCAGATCCTCGGCATCCGCCGACGAGCGGGTCATGTAGCGGCAATTGGTCACGACCTTCTCCTGGTAACGCGCAACCAGCGCCTCGAATGGACGATGGTCCCCATCCGCGGCAGCCTGAGCGTCCGAGACCAACTCCGCGTCCGGATCCGGTTGACGATCTTCCACCATCACTCCTAGAAAGACACATGTTCCCACACAAAAGTCACCTTGTGAATCTCATACCGAATCGACAATCCACCCAGAAAGTACTCACCTGTCCAGGTGGCGCGGCCCTCGACGTACTTTCCGTCGGGCCCGCCCATGAAGCGGGTTGTGCAATCCCACTTCCCGATTATGAAGGAGTACTGCGTGGTCTCCGGCGGCGCGTCGGGGTGGATGCCGGCCAACGTCGGCAGTGCAAGCGTCCACGCAATCAGGAACACGATCCCTCGTCTCTTCATGAGTTCTCCTTGATCCGCAAATCGGCTACCAGGCAATCCCGTAGTCTTCGCCGAAATCGCTGGCGCCGCCCCACATCGAGCCATGTTGGCGATCGAAGTAGATGGCGGTGATGGGTCCCGAGGTCCTTGGCCTGGTCTCTACCGAATAACCCATCGTCGCCAACCGGGCGCGAACCCATGCCGGAACGTCGTCTCTCAACCGCAGCCGACCGGGCTCGGACTTGTGGGCACCGAACGAGCTCTGCATCTGATAGCTGGTGATGTTGGCGGCCTCGGCGGCTTGCTGGACGTTCATGTCGAACTCGACGACGTTCAGGAAGAACTGCAGCAGGTTCTGGTCCTGGGTGTCGCCGCCCTGGACGGCGAACGACAGGTAGGGCTTGCCGTCCTTGAGCGCCATGCCGGGAGTCAGCGTCGCACGAGGCCGCTTGCCCGGTTCGACCAGGTTGTAGGGGTTCAGTCGTTCGTCCAACACGAAGCTCTGCATCCGCTGAGAGAGTCCGATCCCGGTTTCGCCGGCGATGAAGGCGGGGATCCAACCACCGCTGGGCGTGATCGAGACGATCCAGCCTTCAGCGTCGGCGGCCTGAATCGATGTCGTCCCTGCGTGGAACGCCTCCTCGTCGGTGAAAGTTCGTGTCTGCTGCCAGCCATCCTCTCCTTCTGCGTTCGCGGCGGGTGGGATGGGCGTCCACTGGTCGAGCAATTTCTTGAACGGATGTTCGCCGCCCTGGAACGGGTAGGGGTCCCCCGGGCGAGCATCCTGATTATTAGTCTTCCAGTCGATCGTTTCGAAACGTTTTCGCGCGTACTCCTTGGACAGCAACCCCGCGATCGGTTCTTCCGGCGGATTGTAGGGATCGCCGTAGTAGAAATCGCGATCGGCGAACGCCAGGTTCATCGCCTGGTACAACGCGTGGATGTATGCGGCGCTGTTGTAACCCAGACCCTTGACGTCCACGTTCTCCAGGATGTTCAGCGCTTGAAGCATCACCGGACCCTGCACCCAGTGTGTCAGCTTGTAGACGTCGATGCCGCGGTAGTTGGTGTGGACCGGATCCTCGATGTGAACCTGCCAGCGATCGAGGTCCTCCATCGTGAACAGGCCACCTTCCGCCCGGTTGCCGCGAACCAGCTCTTTGGCGATGTCGCCGCGATAGAAACGGTCGTAGGCCGCGTAGATCGCCTGCTTGCGTGTCTTGCCCGCCGCCAACGCTTTCTGTTCGGCCTCGACCAGTTTGGTCAGGGTTGCAAGTAGGTCCGGCTGTTTGAGGATCTCTCCCGGATACGGCGCGGCGCGCTCTTGCGAGTCGTCGTCTTTCATGTGCGGAAGGAACACGGCCCTCGAGTGGGGCCACTGCGCCAGGATCGCCTTCCGTCGTTCCATGTTGTTGGCCTGCGACGCCTCGACGGGATAGCCCTCGGCCATCTGCATCGACGGTTTTAGCACCTGTTCCAGCGACACGGTCCCGAACTCGGCCAGCATCACCATCAATCCACCCGGCGTGCCGGGCGTAACCGCGGCCTGGGGCCCGAACTCCGGCGGGTACTGCAGGCCTTGCTCCTTGAAGAACTCGACGGTCGCACCGGTCG
This region of Acidobacteriota bacterium genomic DNA includes:
- a CDS encoding mechanosensitive ion channel; amino-acid sequence: MREKLLESYNGLMDSVVTAAPKVVIGILLFLVALIVAKIVEKVLRAILTRVRFDKLVQKAGIDKTLQRMGLRRELNEFVPRLVYFLLLFLLAKILADVLGLTAISQALTSFFVYLPNLIAALLLIVIGSAAGQFVGEMIARAGEEAGLEFGRQLGRLVSALIIFIVGIMALGQLKMETEMIHLVASIVLGGIVIAFALSFGLGARDVTRNLLAGFYARKVLQVGNQLEISGQRGVLKAVTPTHTLIENGNRTISVSNTRFIDEIMTQEPPDS
- a CDS encoding RNA polymerase sigma factor — its product is MEDRQPDPDAELVSDAQAAADGDHRPFEALVARYQEKVVTNCRYMTRSSADAEDLAQDVFLKAYFGLPGFGGRSSFKSWLLRIKANHCLNFLKRRAGEKRVDIDDVSEAASELHVEPKAESLVHAVDERGRIVAVLDLMSDTLRVPLILRDLDGMAYQEIADVLGVRLSAAKMRIKRARETFQEMHRETESSRGSDT
- a CDS encoding gamma-glutamyltransferase codes for the protein MPNFMASRVRIALGLLTVAALCWAPHAEAQRTVKPVLHGKHWVAITGKPLGATAGATIFAQGGNAVDAACAMLGATSTMWDTLGWGGETQALIYNPHTGEVKGINALGVAPTGATVEFFKEQGLQYPPEFGPQAAVTPGTPGGLMVMLAEFGTVSLEQVLKPSMQMAEGYPVEASQANNMERRKAILAQWPHSRAVFLPHMKDDDSQERAAPYPGEILKQPDLLATLTKLVEAEQKALAAGKTRKQAIYAAYDRFYRGDIAKELVRGNRAEGGLFTMEDLDRWQVHIEDPVHTNYRGIDVYKLTHWVQGPVMLQALNILENVDVKGLGYNSAAYIHALYQAMNLAFADRDFYYGDPYNPPEEPIAGLLSKEYARKRFETIDWKTNNQDARPGDPYPFQGGEHPFKKLLDQWTPIPPAANAEGEDGWQQTRTFTDEEAFHAGTTSIQAADAEGWIVSITPSGGWIPAFIAGETGIGLSQRMQSFVLDERLNPYNLVEPGKRPRATLTPGMALKDGKPYLSFAVQGGDTQDQNLLQFFLNVVEFDMNVQQAAEAANITSYQMQSSFGAHKSEPGRLRLRDDVPAWVRARLATMGYSVETRPRTSGPITAIYFDRQHGSMWGGASDFGEDYGIAW